The following coding sequences lie in one Candidatus Phytoplasma solani genomic window:
- the recA gene encoding recombinase RecA yields MQNNSKKHLEETIKEIEKKFGKGSIMKLNDEATKGIEVISTGSLLLDIALGVGGYAKGRIIELFGPESSGKTTLTLHAIAEAQKAGGNVAFIDAEHALDPTYAKAIGVDINNLYLSQPNSGEQALDIALKLISSGSISLLVIDSVAALVSEAELSGDMGSNYIGLQARMMGQAMRKQSGIVSKTNTVVIYINQLREKTGVIFGNPETTPGGKALKFFASVRLDIRKTEVIKENGEMIGIRSKIKVLKSKLAPPLKTAIVDIIYGKGISKAGEILEIATQLNLIQKSGSWYSYKGEKIGQGNENAKKYLISNLKIYHHLLNEIKKQYDIFKK; encoded by the coding sequence ATGCAAAATAATTCTAAAAAACATTTAGAAGAAACCATCAAAGAAATTGAAAAAAAATTTGGTAAAGGTAGTATCATGAAGTTAAACGATGAAGCTACCAAAGGAATTGAAGTTATTTCGACCGGCTCTTTGTTACTTGATATCGCTTTAGGAGTTGGTGGTTACGCTAAAGGTCGTATTATTGAACTTTTTGGACCTGAAAGTTCAGGTAAAACCACCTTAACTTTGCACGCTATCGCTGAAGCCCAAAAAGCTGGTGGAAACGTAGCTTTCATCGATGCCGAACACGCCTTAGACCCTACTTATGCAAAAGCTATCGGAGTTGATATCAATAATCTTTACTTATCACAACCAAACTCAGGCGAACAAGCCTTAGATATTGCTTTAAAATTAATTTCTTCCGGTAGTATTAGTTTGTTAGTGATCGATTCGGTGGCAGCTTTAGTTTCTGAAGCTGAACTATCAGGCGATATGGGCAGTAATTATATCGGTTTGCAAGCTAGAATGATGGGACAAGCAATGCGCAAACAATCAGGTATTGTTTCCAAAACCAACACAGTTGTCATTTATATTAACCAGTTAAGAGAAAAAACCGGCGTCATTTTTGGCAATCCTGAAACTACTCCTGGCGGAAAAGCTTTAAAATTTTTTGCCTCTGTTAGGTTAGATATTCGCAAAACAGAAGTTATCAAAGAAAACGGCGAAATGATCGGCATTCGTTCTAAAATTAAAGTTCTTAAATCTAAATTAGCTCCTCCGTTAAAAACTGCCATAGTTGATATTATTTATGGTAAAGGAATTTCTAAAGCTGGAGAAATTTTAGAAATTGCTACCCAATTAAACTTAATCCAAAAATCAGGTTCTTGGTATAGTTATAAAGGAGAAAAAATTGGTCAAGGCAACGAAAACGCTAAAAAATATCTCATCAGCAATCTCAAAATCTATCATCATTTATTAAATGAAATAAAAAAACAATACGATATTTTTAAAAAATAA
- a CDS encoding CDP-alcohol phosphatidyltransferase family protein — MFRLVANLITVFRIVLIFFLLPLMCLEKNEWRFILAFQIIFLLAAITDYFDGYIARKYQQQTVFGKFFDPIADKLLVIIALFYFCLCQFKAQQPSPKIEPLPFTIDKKFLPMIVMIIVIREFLVTGIRLLTSDKGFVIAASFWGKLKTIFTFLAIFCLFFGLYLPFLSDLNSESLSIIKQTFNILNSSGNVFLLLAIILTIISGIDYFFKNYKIIVKNFSPE; from the coding sequence GTGTTCCGTTTGGTGGCTAATTTAATTACCGTTTTTCGAATTGTTTTGATTTTTTTCCTCTTGCCTTTAATGTGTTTAGAAAAAAATGAATGGCGTTTTATTCTAGCTTTTCAAATTATTTTTTTATTAGCTGCTATTACTGATTATTTTGATGGTTATATTGCTAGAAAATACCAACAACAAACAGTTTTTGGTAAATTTTTTGATCCAATCGCTGATAAATTATTAGTTATTATTGCTCTTTTTTATTTTTGTCTTTGTCAATTTAAAGCTCAGCAACCATCACCAAAAATAGAACCTCTCCCATTCACAATTGATAAAAAATTTCTCCCTATGATTGTGATGATTATTGTAATTAGGGAGTTTTTAGTAACCGGTATTCGTTTATTGACTTCTGACAAAGGTTTTGTCATAGCTGCTTCTTTTTGGGGAAAATTAAAAACAATATTTACTTTTTTAGCTATTTTTTGTCTCTTTTTTGGTTTATATTTACCTTTTTTATCAGATTTAAATTCAGAATCACTTTCAATTATTAAACAAACATTTAATATTTTAAACTCAAGCGGAAATGTTTTTTTACTTTTAGCTATTATTTTAACCATTATCTCTGGGATTGATTATTTTTTTAAAAATTATAAAATCATTGTTAAAAATTTTTCTCCTGAATGA
- a CDS encoding IS3 family transposase: MKTNIENEIKELKKEFQLSNKEIRESITKAKSCMYWAQEYTARAEEEDLTNIKEAEENATWGQAHLKVARMLVNKTQELKAKIEKLKNELNQIHCQKIIEKLEIKNISQVYDWVRKYNSDPEGELDNLKPKKKAISQEDEDLLQALKKETTKLFKNRLEKRDFYLKIIQKYSQSLSLNQILKKLQIHKSTYYRWLLQNKKFATNQPLEKAIYKMCYQYAFVANHIPIMRLGYRRIWFKMKKAGFKVSRLTVLKIMNKLNLLSRMQKTKSKHFQVKAEQRKITFQNKLNNNFYASKPLQKICTDITYIIMPNGAKVYLSAILDLHTREIISFNLSQKQDINFVMQTLSKIPFSNGCIHHSDQGTVYTSKEYMTAVKDKGMIASFSKKGTPSNNACIEAFWSNFKRETINLIRKKDLSFDKVKEIITSYIHFYNYEREMQVLDGMAPLEYKNYYQKNPDLKPFIIKPQRKKMRRYYQ, translated from the coding sequence ATGAAAACAAATATTGAAAATGAAATTAAAGAATTAAAAAAAGAATTTCAATTATCCAACAAAGAGATACGCGAAAGCATAACTAAAGCGAAATCATGTATGTATTGGGCGCAAGAATACACAGCTAGGGCAGAAGAAGAAGACTTAACCAACATAAAAGAAGCAGAAGAAAACGCAACTTGGGGACAAGCGCATTTAAAAGTGGCAAGAATGTTAGTAAATAAGACGCAAGAATTAAAAGCAAAAATAGAAAAACTAAAAAATGAATTAAACCAAATTCATTGTCAAAAAATAATTGAAAAATTAGAAATTAAAAATATTTCACAAGTTTATGACTGGGTTAGAAAGTATAATAGCGACCCTGAAGGAGAATTAGACAACTTAAAACCTAAAAAAAAGGCCATATCACAAGAAGATGAGGACTTATTACAAGCTTTAAAGAAAGAAACGACAAAACTATTCAAAAACCGCCTTGAAAAACGCGATTTTTACTTAAAAATCATTCAAAAATACTCTCAATCTTTGTCTCTTAATCAAATATTAAAAAAACTACAAATACATAAAAGCACTTATTATCGGTGGCTTTTGCAAAATAAAAAATTCGCCACTAATCAACCCTTAGAAAAAGCCATTTATAAAATGTGTTATCAATACGCTTTTGTGGCAAACCATATCCCTATTATGAGATTAGGATACCGTCGTATTTGGTTTAAAATGAAAAAAGCAGGCTTTAAAGTATCACGCTTAACAGTTTTAAAAATTATGAATAAATTAAACTTGTTATCACGGATGCAAAAAACCAAGTCAAAACATTTTCAAGTCAAAGCCGAACAAAGAAAAATCACATTTCAAAATAAATTAAATAATAATTTTTACGCCTCAAAACCTTTACAAAAGATTTGTACTGACATTACTTATATTATTATGCCAAACGGCGCTAAGGTTTATTTATCAGCTATTTTAGATTTACATACAAGAGAAATAATTAGCTTTAATTTATCTCAAAAACAAGACATTAATTTTGTTATGCAAACATTATCAAAAATACCTTTTTCTAATGGTTGTATTCATCACAGCGATCAGGGCACCGTTTACACCTCCAAAGAATACATGACAGCGGTTAAAGATAAAGGCATGATTGCTAGTTTTTCCAAAAAAGGCACACCATCAAATAACGCATGTATAGAGGCCTTTTGGTCTAATTTTAAACGCGAGACTATTAATTTAATTAGGAAAAAAGATTTAAGTTTTGACAAAGTGAAAGAAATTATTACTTCATATATTCATTTTTATAACTATGAACGTGAAATGCAAGTGTTAGATGGGATGGCGCCCCTTGAATATAAAAATTATTATCAAAAAAACCCTGATTTAAAACCATTTATTATTAAACCCCAACGAAAAAAAATGAGACGTTATTACCAATAA
- a CDS encoding metal ABC transporter ATP-binding protein, translating into MNNKSKIAISIQDLTVSYHLKPVLWDIDLDFYQSSLTGILGPNGAGKSTLIKTLIELIPKVSGEVLFQGQTYQKIRKQIAYVPQRNSVDWDFPTTVFDVVLMGRYGHLGWFTRPTAKDHQIVMQSLEKVDMQDLKDRQISELSGGQQQRIFLARALAQQGDIYLMDEPFQGVDIQTEKKIITVLKDLQKEKKTIIVVHHDLETVPQYFDHVVLLNIQKIASGPLQTTFTPENIKKTYQHYQLKNTTVKK; encoded by the coding sequence ATGAATAATAAATCAAAAATAGCTATTTCCATACAAGATTTAACAGTTAGTTATCATTTAAAACCTGTTTTGTGGGATATTGATCTTGATTTTTATCAAAGTTCTTTAACTGGCATCTTAGGGCCGAATGGAGCTGGCAAGTCTACTTTAATCAAAACCTTAATTGAGTTAATTCCTAAGGTTTCGGGCGAAGTTTTATTCCAAGGGCAAACTTATCAAAAAATTAGAAAACAAATTGCTTATGTTCCCCAAAGAAATTCAGTCGATTGGGATTTTCCTACTACTGTTTTTGACGTTGTTTTAATGGGGCGATACGGACATTTAGGTTGGTTTACCCGTCCAACGGCAAAAGATCACCAAATAGTGATGCAATCTTTGGAAAAAGTTGATATGCAAGATTTAAAAGACCGTCAAATTTCTGAACTTTCTGGCGGACAACAACAACGCATTTTTTTAGCACGCGCTTTAGCTCAACAAGGTGATATTTACTTAATGGATGAACCTTTTCAAGGAGTTGATATCCAAACCGAAAAAAAAATTATCACCGTTTTAAAAGATTTACAAAAAGAAAAAAAAACCATTATTGTCGTCCATCATGACTTAGAAACAGTACCCCAATATTTCGATCATGTCGTTTTATTAAACATCCAAAAAATCGCCAGTGGCCCCCTTCAAACCACTTTTACACCCGAAAATATCAAAAAAACCTATCAACATTATCAATTAAAAAATACCACTGTTAAAAAGTAA
- a CDS encoding AAA family ATPase: MFFKVKKIISFRNFFFLFFSFLLGSFLLIILWQIKNNSKTKSYFPLSFYQPETCFVNNDKKNQKPPIKKNDVTYNRIEFSVKFDQVSGMKAEKELLQRFIDFFKNPEKYKTHNISIPKGILFYGPPGTGKTFLAQAFAGEANVPFYSFVGTDFLQRIHGDSAKKIKDLFNEATDKEKNPKGSVIFIDEIDSFGATRNEFNPKEKEILIALLAALDGIKTKQNIIDGKPPVVIIAATNRFEILDSALIRPGRFDYLVKIDLPDLNMRQAILKSYAQGKNFNFDFLQLAQETPGMSAAQLKAIIEEAAFLNLTKNPNNQQSPIDMHTIIEAKDNCLLGIRKKDQTYDLETKEIIATHQAAKLIITQIKKSHFLSSVSLIPRESDKFLFLAPQPNSSYLTFQDDLFQRITVLLSGKAAEEVICKKPINETCSDFKEALKIAAELTHFFAYKAVSSKDKEEFQKDILKKCYSDAKALVSLNQDLIKDLAKFLKTQEFIPVEDIRNFLKNKNIQDNALVIENQDSKNFFTFILTFVLIFLVLTSIIAIIKVIYWFLDVSIFSLLANKYLIFLILNLLSLAIALIMFSSSYQPHNLLLSLFNSDKTYLPVAELFHKIDNYEIKNISYTVKNSWLEGLYHFVKIIDKNGQFFYCKLKPLSQNTFDQKITNLKVKDFTLIEEPHFDWINFFFKLILFLSSFVFLLYGCLNIKRLRKQLKNSKENLFDNQQQKD; encoded by the coding sequence ATGTTTTTCAAAGTTAAAAAAATTATTAGTTTTAGAAATTTTTTTTTCTTATTTTTTAGTTTTCTTTTGGGAAGTTTTTTATTAATTATTCTTTGGCAAATAAAAAATAACTCCAAAACTAAATCATATTTTCCTCTTTCCTTTTATCAACCCGAAACTTGCTTTGTTAATAATGATAAAAAAAATCAAAAACCACCAATTAAAAAAAATGATGTTACTTATAATCGTATTGAATTTAGTGTTAAATTTGATCAAGTGTCAGGGATGAAAGCCGAAAAAGAATTATTACAACGTTTTATCGATTTTTTTAAAAACCCTGAAAAATATAAAACCCATAATATTTCTATTCCTAAAGGAATTTTATTTTATGGACCTCCTGGAACTGGAAAAACTTTTTTAGCTCAAGCTTTTGCAGGTGAAGCTAATGTTCCCTTTTATTCTTTTGTCGGTACTGATTTTTTACAAAGAATTCACGGTGATAGTGCAAAAAAAATTAAAGATTTATTTAATGAAGCTACCGACAAAGAAAAAAATCCAAAAGGAAGTGTGATTTTTATTGATGAAATCGATTCTTTTGGAGCTACCAGAAACGAATTTAATCCAAAAGAAAAAGAGATTTTAATTGCCCTTTTGGCTGCTTTAGATGGGATTAAAACTAAGCAAAATATAATTGATGGCAAACCTCCTGTTGTTATTATTGCCGCCACTAATCGTTTTGAAATCCTTGATTCTGCCTTAATTCGTCCCGGTAGATTTGATTATTTAGTTAAAATCGATCTGCCTGATTTAAACATGCGGCAAGCTATCTTAAAGTCATACGCTCAAGGTAAAAACTTTAATTTTGATTTTTTGCAATTAGCCCAAGAAACCCCAGGGATGAGTGCTGCCCAATTAAAAGCGATCATTGAAGAAGCTGCTTTTTTAAATTTAACTAAAAACCCAAATAACCAACAGTCTCCGATTGACATGCATACTATCATCGAAGCAAAAGATAATTGTTTGTTAGGAATTCGTAAAAAAGATCAAACATATGATCTAGAAACTAAAGAAATCATTGCAACCCATCAAGCCGCTAAGTTAATTATCACACAAATAAAAAAGTCGCATTTTCTTAGCTCTGTTTCTTTAATTCCTCGTGAAAGTGATAAATTTTTATTTTTAGCTCCTCAACCAAATTCTTCTTATCTAACCTTTCAAGATGATTTATTTCAAAGAATTACAGTACTTTTGTCAGGCAAAGCCGCCGAAGAAGTTATTTGTAAAAAACCTATCAACGAAACTTGCTCTGATTTTAAAGAAGCTTTAAAAATTGCTGCAGAGTTAACCCATTTTTTTGCCTACAAAGCAGTTTCATCCAAAGATAAAGAAGAATTTCAAAAAGACATTTTAAAAAAGTGTTATAGCGACGCCAAGGCTTTGGTGAGTTTAAACCAAGATTTAATCAAAGATTTGGCAAAGTTTTTAAAAACCCAAGAATTTATACCAGTTGAAGACATAAGAAATTTTTTGAAAAATAAAAATATTCAAGATAACGCGTTGGTGATTGAAAATCAAGATTCTAAAAACTTTTTTACCTTTATTCTGACTTTTGTTTTGATTTTTCTAGTTTTAACCTCAATTATAGCAATCATTAAAGTTATTTATTGGTTTTTAGATGTTTCAATATTTTCGTTATTAGCTAACAAATACTTAATTTTTTTAATTTTGAATTTATTAAGTTTAGCAATTGCTTTAATAATGTTTTCTTCTTCTTATCAACCACATAACTTACTTTTATCTTTATTCAATTCAGACAAAACGTACCTCCCTGTTGCCGAATTATTTCATAAAATTGATAATTATGAAATTAAAAATATTTCTTATACCGTTAAAAACAGTTGGCTAGAAGGACTTTATCATTTTGTTAAAATAATTGACAAAAACGGTCAATTTTTTTATTGCAAACTCAAACCTTTATCACAAAATACTTTTGATCAAAAAATCACTAATCTGAAAGTCAAAGATTTTACACTTATTGAAGAACCACATTTCGATTGGATAAATTTCTTTTTCAAACTCATTTTGTTTTTATCTTCCTTTGTTTTTTTGCTTTATGGCTGTCTAAACATTAAACGTCTTAGAAAACAATTGAAAAATTCAAAAGAAAATCTTTTTGATAACCAGCAACAAAAAGATTAA
- the trxA gene encoding thioredoxin, which yields MSTNKIINYQGQDFKDFINQKGLVLVDFFANWCGPCRKLAPILNELSQSEQGVVIAKVDIDEFRQLAIDHQVTHFPTLVLYKNQQEVARQVGFLEKPALLSFLKAHK from the coding sequence ATGTCAACAAATAAAATTATTAACTACCAAGGACAAGATTTTAAAGATTTTATTAACCAAAAAGGGTTAGTTTTAGTTGATTTTTTTGCCAATTGGTGTGGTCCATGTCGTAAATTAGCCCCTATTTTAAATGAATTATCACAATCAGAACAGGGTGTTGTTATTGCCAAAGTAGATATTGATGAATTTAGACAATTAGCTATCGATCATCAAGTTACTCATTTTCCAACTCTTGTTTTATACAAAAACCAACAAGAAGTAGCCAGACAAGTTGGCTTTTTAGAAAAACCAGCATTATTGTCCTTTTTAAAAGCCCATAAATAA
- a CDS encoding metal ABC transporter permease, translating into MVNKLLNEFDFSVYAVLIFCSLALSVLGVFVVLKKVSMVIDAISHSVLLGIVLAFLIVKNLNSPFLIVGAALIGVLTVYLVELMGKNPRIKKDAAIGIVFTFFFAIAITIISVHIRNVHMDTDAVFLGNIELTNIKVLKKIIPILLINFGFIVLFYKELKIFIFDPTLAAILGFSALIINYLLMTLISITAVIAFDIVGSVMTIACIIGPATIALLLSKKLLNCIFLSLWFAFISSSLGYFLGIIFDLPISGMISVVILIIFLSVLFFEPQNGIIAKIIKNNLQKKYFMVIAFLMHLSNNEKHKRLNDLQQLQQDLQWSSFRYQKCLQKALNLGYVAIVKKQVVLKEEGKKALTKKTTAWNV; encoded by the coding sequence ATGGTTAACAAACTTTTAAATGAATTTGATTTTTCTGTTTATGCAGTGTTAATTTTTTGTTCACTAGCTTTATCAGTCTTAGGTGTGTTTGTGGTTTTAAAAAAAGTTTCGATGGTAATTGATGCCATTTCTCATAGCGTTTTATTAGGGATTGTTTTAGCTTTTTTAATAGTTAAAAACCTTAATTCGCCATTTTTAATTGTTGGAGCTGCTTTAATTGGAGTCTTAACTGTTTATTTAGTTGAATTGATGGGTAAAAATCCTCGCATTAAAAAAGATGCCGCTATTGGGATTGTCTTTACGTTTTTTTTTGCCATCGCCATCACCATTATTAGCGTTCACATTCGAAATGTGCATATGGATACTGATGCTGTCTTTTTAGGTAATATTGAATTAACTAATATTAAGGTTTTAAAAAAAATTATTCCTATTTTATTAATAAACTTTGGTTTTATCGTGCTTTTTTACAAGGAATTAAAGATTTTTATCTTCGACCCAACATTAGCAGCCATTTTAGGCTTTTCTGCGCTTATCATTAATTATCTTTTAATGACTTTAATTTCTATAACAGCTGTAATTGCTTTTGATATAGTTGGTTCTGTAATGACAATTGCCTGTATTATTGGACCTGCTACCATTGCTTTGTTGTTGAGTAAAAAATTATTAAATTGCATTTTTTTATCTTTGTGGTTTGCTTTTATAAGTTCTAGTTTAGGTTATTTTTTAGGCATTATATTTGATCTTCCGATTTCAGGAATGATTTCGGTAGTCATTTTGATCATCTTTTTATCAGTGCTTTTTTTCGAACCCCAAAATGGCATTATTGCCAAAATAATTAAAAATAACCTCCAAAAAAAATATTTTATGGTGATCGCTTTTTTAATGCATTTAAGCAACAATGAAAAACACAAGCGTTTAAATGATTTACAACAATTACAACAAGATTTACAATGGTCTTCGTTTCGCTATCAAAAATGCCTCCAAAAAGCTCTAAATTTAGGCTATGTTGCTATCGTTAAAAAGCAAGTCGTTTTAAAGGAGGAAGGCAAAAAAGCCTTAACCAAAAAAACTACTGCTTGGAATGTTTAA
- a CDS encoding metal ABC transporter permease codes for MDFLHILIQFSTIKIFLGIGLLGFAAGILGVFVILKQKALLGDAISHTVLPGIVLSYLCFRKTDIWVIWIGSVGAAIVSLFLMEAIKRYSKIKKDAALSLVLSAFFGLGNALMTYAQQGNEDSSIAVLEKFILGQVALIETIDVWFIILGSLLVLMVVSLLWKELKLFVFDEVFAKSMGFNNIVITVIFNALLIGVIVISLKITGIILTSAFLIMPGIVSRQMSDKLSVNVILSSGVMILSGFIGVVASTLIENLPTGPAVIVVTAIILFLVCLLSPKYGIIQRKLKHYRYQKNIQKFKQLIHFYKNNHYFDTQVIQPFLFQEGFLIRQQDQIVITTKGIKIVEKLIDGKVL; via the coding sequence ATGGATTTTTTACATATATTAATTCAATTTAGCACTATTAAGATCTTTTTAGGTATCGGTTTATTAGGTTTTGCTGCAGGTATTTTAGGGGTCTTTGTCATTTTGAAACAAAAAGCTTTATTGGGGGATGCAATTTCTCACACTGTTTTGCCAGGAATAGTTTTATCTTATCTTTGTTTTCGTAAAACTGATATTTGGGTTATTTGGATCGGTTCCGTCGGAGCTGCTATTGTTTCTTTGTTTTTAATGGAAGCTATCAAACGATATTCTAAAATTAAAAAAGACGCCGCTTTATCCTTGGTTTTATCAGCTTTTTTTGGTTTAGGCAATGCTTTGATGACTTATGCTCAACAAGGTAACGAAGATAGTTCTATTGCGGTATTAGAAAAATTTATTTTAGGACAAGTAGCTTTGATTGAAACCATAGATGTTTGGTTTATTATACTTGGCTCTTTACTGGTGTTAATGGTAGTAAGTTTGTTATGGAAAGAATTAAAACTTTTTGTCTTTGATGAAGTTTTTGCCAAAAGTATGGGTTTTAATAATATCGTCATTACCGTTATTTTTAATGCTTTATTAATTGGAGTTATTGTTATTAGTTTAAAAATTACAGGCATCATTTTAACTAGCGCTTTTTTGATTATGCCTGGCATTGTTTCGCGTCAAATGAGCGATAAATTATCAGTTAACGTTATACTTTCTTCTGGTGTTATGATTCTTTCTGGTTTTATTGGTGTTGTTGCAAGTACCTTGATCGAAAACTTGCCCACCGGACCTGCTGTTATTGTAGTAACTGCTATTATTCTTTTTTTAGTGTGTTTATTATCTCCCAAATATGGCATTATTCAACGCAAACTCAAACATTATCGTTATCAAAAAAATATCCAAAAATTTAAGCAATTAATCCATTTTTATAAAAACAATCATTATTTTGACACCCAAGTTATCCAACCTTTTTTATTCCAAGAAGGGTTTTTAATTAGACAGCAAGACCAAATTGTAATCACTACCAAAGGAATTAAAATAGTAGAAAAATTAATCGATGGGAAGGTGTTATAA